One genomic region from Gammaproteobacteria bacterium encodes:
- a CDS encoding transposase, whose amino-acid sequence MKYAFIKQHHHAYPVRLLCRTLDVSNSGYYEWLHRLESPRSQETRNLLEKIETIHHASHETYGYPRIHAELRQHGYSYSRESRGQTELTPL is encoded by the coding sequence GTGAAGTACGCATTTATCAAACAACACCATCACGCTTACCCTGTGCGTTTATTGTGTCGTACCTTGGATGTTTCTAATAGCGGCTATTACGAATGGTTGCACCGATTAGAAAGTCCTCGCAGTCAAGAAACGCGTAATCTCTTAGAAAAGATTGAGACGATTCATCATGCGAGCCACGAAACTTATGGTTATCCGCGCATTCATGCTGAATTGCGTCAGCACGGTTATTCGTATAGTCGTGAATCAAGGGGTCAGACTGAGCTTACCCCGCTTTAA
- a CDS encoding DUF433 domain-containing protein gives MNYQEHIEIVPGKRNGKPCIKGTRISVYYFYGL, from the coding sequence ATGAATTACCAAGAACACATCGAAATCGTACCCGGTAAGCGTAACGGCAAGCCCTGCATTAAAGGCACTCGTATCAGTGTTTATTATTTTTATGGGCTCTGA
- a CDS encoding type II toxin-antitoxin system HipA family toxin, with product MNTVAEVKLWGRTIGAIALNDDSDIASFEYDRAFAQSDIQIAPLTMPLSNRVYRFPELARNTFYGLPGLLADSLPDKFGNALINAWLATQGRRADSFNAIERLCYTGDRGMGALEYAPATGPTANSVQQLQVDQLVQLASDILSQRDTLHAELNEQHSSAALKHIFQVGTSAGGARAKAVIAWNPATNEVRSGQIEAGNGFQHWLLKFDGVSNNKDKELEDPKGYGLIEYAYYKMALDAGITMNECRLLTEHNRHHFMTKRFDRLDNGAKLHMQSLCALAHYDFNMAGAYSYEQAFMVMRQLRLPMQDIEQLFRRMTFNIIARNQDDHVKNIAFLMDKQGTWRLSPAFDITYAYQPNGLWTSQHQMMLNGKRDGFTFEDFKSCAKTVGLKKGRAESIIKEVIEVVKHWTDYADEVGVNKQQRDIINSTLRLSLEN from the coding sequence ATGAACACCGTCGCTGAAGTAAAACTATGGGGACGCACCATCGGCGCGATTGCGCTGAACGATGACTCAGACATTGCGAGTTTTGAATACGATCGCGCATTTGCACAAAGTGATATTCAAATTGCGCCACTGACAATGCCATTATCCAATCGCGTGTATCGTTTTCCTGAATTAGCGCGCAATACTTTTTATGGACTGCCAGGTTTATTAGCCGACTCACTGCCCGACAAATTTGGTAATGCATTAATTAATGCGTGGCTCGCAACCCAAGGTCGACGCGCAGACAGTTTTAATGCAATTGAACGTTTGTGTTACACCGGCGATCGCGGCATGGGCGCATTGGAATATGCACCGGCAACAGGCCCCACTGCCAATAGCGTACAGCAATTGCAAGTTGATCAACTCGTGCAACTGGCATCCGACATACTTTCGCAACGTGATACTTTGCATGCTGAATTAAATGAACAACATAGCAGCGCCGCGTTAAAACATATTTTTCAAGTCGGCACTTCCGCAGGCGGTGCACGCGCTAAAGCCGTGATTGCATGGAACCCTGCTACTAACGAAGTGCGCTCCGGACAAATTGAGGCTGGCAATGGTTTTCAACACTGGCTATTAAAATTTGATGGCGTCAGCAACAACAAAGACAAAGAACTCGAAGATCCAAAAGGCTATGGCTTGATTGAATACGCCTACTATAAAATGGCGTTAGATGCCGGCATCACCATGAACGAATGTCGTTTATTAACCGAACATAACCGTCATCACTTCATGACCAAACGTTTTGATCGTTTAGACAACGGCGCAAAACTGCATATGCAATCATTGTGCGCGCTAGCGCATTACGATTTTAATATGGCAGGCGCATACTCTTACGAACAAGCTTTTATGGTCATGCGCCAACTGCGCTTACCCATGCAAGACATCGAACAATTATTTCGCCGCATGACATTTAACATCATAGCCCGCAACCAAGACGATCACGTTAAAAACATCGCCTTCTTAATGGACAAACAAGGCACTTGGCGATTATCCCCCGCTTTTGATATCACCTACGCCTACCAACCCAACGGCTTATGGACATCACAACATCAAATGATGCTCAATGGTAAACGCGATGGTTTTACGTTTGAAGATTTTAAAAGCTGCGCAAAAACAGTAGGCCTAAAAAAAGGTCGTGCGGAAAGTATTATCAAAGAAGTTATTGAAGTTGTTAAACACTGGACAGATTATGCAGATGAGGTAGGAGTTAATAAACAACAGCGGGATATAATCAATAGCACATTGCGCTTATCATTAGAAAATTGA
- a CDS encoding transposase, with the protein MPKKYRQFSAEFKAEAVRLAESSDKAVTQIARELDIRVNQIYKWKKELTDKTVHAFPGKGKQAPDAAELTLLKRENERLKQENEILKKAAIYFAKEHK; encoded by the coding sequence ATGCCGAAAAAATACCGTCAATTCAGTGCCGAATTCAAAGCGGAAGCGGTGCGTTTAGCCGAATCATCGGATAAAGCTGTCACGCAAATAGCGCGGGAATTAGATATTCGCGTGAATCAGATTTACAAATGGAAAAAAGAACTCACTGACAAAACAGTCCATGCCTTTCCTGGCAAAGGCAAACAAGCGCCTGACGCAGCAGAGCTCACGTTACTTAAGCGAGAAAATGAACGCTTAAAACAAGAAAATGAAATTTTAAAAAAAGCCGCCATTTACTTTGCCAAGGAACACAAGTGA
- a CDS encoding helix-turn-helix domain-containing protein — MNIENTLNDPSILLEIGQRLAQQRLSMGLTQAELAEQAGIAKRTLERIEAGESAQMLTLIRLFRVLGLLPALNSMLPAHETRPMELLAASRQAETGKATAKRAHKKVNQAKSEWHWNDQDDAS; from the coding sequence ATGAACATTGAAAACACGTTAAATGACCCATCCATCCTGCTGGAAATAGGCCAACGCCTAGCTCAACAACGCTTAAGCATGGGGCTCACTCAAGCAGAGTTGGCTGAACAAGCCGGCATCGCCAAGCGCACACTGGAGCGCATCGAAGCCGGTGAATCTGCGCAAATGCTCACGCTCATTCGCCTATTTCGCGTCTTAGGTTTATTACCCGCTTTAAATAGCATGCTGCCCGCGCATGAAACGCGACCGATGGAATTATTAGCCGCTTCGCGCCAAGCGGAAACAGGCAAAGCCACTGCTAAACGTGCGCACAAAAAAGTTAATCAAGCCAAATCCGAATGGCACTGGAATGACCAGGATGATGCCTCATGA